The genomic window GGGTACGCCGGTGGCGTAGGCGCGGCGGCTGAAGGCGCCGAGTGCGTCGGCGGGCAGGTCATAGGTGTCGATGAGGGCTACGGCGTCCATCTCGATATCCGGGATGAGATCGCGACCCTCGGACTCCAGGAATTCCACGACCGTGTCGTCGGCGGTGCGGCGGCGGGCCATCGCGACCAGCTCTTCGCGCACGTACCTCAGCAGCGGGAGCCCGGCGGCGGCGGCCCGACGGCGCAGCACGGCGACGTCGGCGTCCGGCAGGTCGTTCACGGGTAAGTCGGCCATAGCCGCCAGCGTAACCCGGCGGCCGGAGCCTGCGACCGGCCATGCGCCGATCGACTGCGCCGCTGCGGAATTCGATCAGCCGAAGAACGCCTCGGCCTCCCGGTAGCGCTCGTCCGGAACCCGCTTGAGCTGCTTGGTAGCCTCCGCCAGCGGCACGAGATCGATATTGCTGCCGTGCAGCGCGACCATCTGCCCGAACTGACCGGCATGCACCGCCTCGGCGGCGTGCAGTCCGAAGCGGGTGGCCAGGACGCGGTCGTACGGCGTGGGACTGCCACCGCGCTGCACGTGACCGAGCACCGTGGTGCGCACCTCCTTGCCGATGCGGCGTTCGATCTCCGCGCCGAGCTGCTGGGCGACACCGGTGAACCGCTCGTGCCCGAATTCGTCGATACCGCCCGCGCGCAAGGCGAATCCGGAATTCTCCGCCGGATGCGAACCTTCGGCGACGACGCAGATGAAGTGCTTGTCGCCGCGCTGGAAGCGGCGCTTGATCATGGCGCACACCTCGTCCACGTCGAAGGGCACCTCGGGCACCAGGGTCAGGTGCGCACCCGACGCCATGCCCGCGTTCACCGCGATCCAGCCCGCGTGCCGCCCCATCACCTCGACCAGCATCACCCGCTGATGCGATTCCGCGGTGGTGTGCAGCCGGTCGATCGCCTCGCTGGCAATGCTCAGCGCCGTGTCGTGGCCGAAAGTGACGTCGGTGCAGTCGATGTCGTTGTCGATGGTCTTCGGCACGCCGACCACCGGAACACCTTCGTCGGACAGCCAGCTCGCCGCGGTGAGCGTGCCCTCGCCGCCGATCGGGATCAGTGCGTCGATGCCGTTGTCGTCCAGGGTCCGTTTGATCCGGCCGAGCCCGGCGCGCAGCACGTCGGGGTTGGTGCGTGCGGTGCCGAGGATGGTGCCGCCCTTGGCGAGCAGCCGGTCGGTGCGGTCATCGTTGTGGAGGTGGATCTTGCGATCCTCCAATAGACCGCGCCAGCCGTCCTCGAACCCGACGATCGCGTCGCCGTAGCGGCCGTTCGCGGTGCGAACGACGGCACGGATCACCGCGTTCAGTCCAGGGCAGTCTCCGCCTCCGGTCAAGACTCCGATGCGCATGGCCGCTATCTTGCCCCGCCCGGCCGCGCTTGGCAGGCCGACCCCCGTGAAGCCTGGATATCAACAATCTTTCAGTAGATGTAGACGATCGCGTTCTCGCCGCCGGTGCAGGTGACCAGGCCGTCGCGGGTGGTGCAGTCCATGGTGTATTCCCGCTGCGTGGTGGGGCTGAACGCGGTGATCTGGCGGGTGCCGTCGGTATCGGGTCCCGCGCTATAGGCCTTGCGGAGTTCCTCGGCGAATTCGCATGAGGTGACGCCGCTGCCGATCGCGGAATAGGTGAAACGGCCGGCGGGCGGGTACTTGGTGGCGCATCCGGTGGCGGTGGCGGGCACCGGCGCGAGCGTCGGAGCGGCGGGCCGATTGGTGAACGCGTCCCGATTCAGCCAGCCGAGGACGCCCGCGAGTGCAATCGCGACGACGAAGAGCGCACCGACCATTCGGAACCGGTCGGCTCGGGACCGACGCTTGGATGTGGCCGGAGCGGACAGGCTTTCCGATTCTGCGGCCACCGGTGTTCGGTCAGCTTCCGCGCGTTCGACGCGATCATGGCTCGGCGCCTGGACTCGGTGCGGCTCCCGGCGAGCCGGTTCGCTCCGATGGTCCGACTGCTCGTCCGGCTCACGGCTCGACTCCAGCCGCTCGCCCGGCCTGCGGTTCGACTCCGATTGTCGCTCCGGCACGCGGCTCGACTCCGGCCGTCGCTCCGGCACGCGACTCGACTCCAGCCACTGGCCCGGCCCGCGACTCGGTCCCGACTCCCGGCCCGGCACGCGGTTCGACTCCGGCCGCCAGTCCGGCTCACGACTCGGTTCCGCTCGCCAGTCAGGCTCACGACTCGACTCCGACCACTGGCCCGGTCCGCGACTTGGTTCCGACTGCTGGCCCGGCCCACGACTCGACTCCGGCCGCACGATCCGGCTCGACCCACGCTGTCTCTGTTCCGGTGCCGACTGCCGCGGAATCGCGTCCGTCGGAAGAGCATTCGCGAGCAACGCGGGCCCGACGTTCGGAAACACCACCGTGGGTGGCGCTTTGGGCGGCACGGCACCCATGCGGTCGGTCGGCAATTCGGTGACCGCGACGATCGCGCGGCCGGTGAGCGCCGATTTCGCCGCCGATGCCAGCCCACCCGCGGTCGAGTAGCGGTCCGTGGGTCGCTTCGCCATCCCCCGCGCGATCACCTCGTCCAGGGCGGCGGGCACGCCTGGCCGGACGGCGCTGGGTCGCGGCGGCGGCGTCGAAATATGCGCGTGGATGAGCGCACTCATCGCGTCCGCCCGGAAAGGCTGGGTGCCGGTGAGGCATTCGTACAGCACGCAGGCCAGCGAGTAGACATCGGTCGTGCCGGTGACCGGACCGTTCTCGAACCGTTCCGGCGCGATGTAGCTGTAGGAACCGACCGCGGCGGCACCGGTGGCGGTCATGTCGGGATCCTGCGCCGACCTGGCGATGCCGAAGTCGGCCAGGTAGGCGAAGTCCGACGCGGTGACGAGGATGTTGGCGGGCTTGACGTCGCGGTGCACCAGTCCCTCCGCGTGCGCGGCGTCCAGCGCGGCGGCGATCTGCTCGATGATGCCGATCGCCCTGGCCGGTGTCAGCGGGCCGTCGCCGCGCAGCACCGAGCGCAGATCGTGGCCGCGGACCAGCCGCATATCGATGTAGAGCACGCCGTCGATCTCGCCCCAGTCGTGGATCGGGATGACGTGCGGTTCGGCCAGCCGCGCGGCCGCCTGCGATTCCCGCCGGAAACGCTGCTGGAATATCGGGTCTTTCGCGAGGTCGGTCGGCAACAGTTTGACCGCGACGACTCGGTCCTTCACGGTGTCGTAGGCCTCGTAGACCTCGCCCATGCCACCGCGACCGAGCAGCGAGCGCAGCTCGTATGGACCGAATCGAGTCCCGATCCTCGTCCGCGGTCCGTCCACCCCGTCACCTCCACCTCACGTGCGCGACCCGGCGCACCGCAGGCCAGGTGGCCTACATCCGATACGTCGGGATTGTCAGGGGTAGCCGTTACCCGGTCAAATCGCGGCGGATCAGGCGGGGCACCGACCGCCGGGCAGCTCGTCCAGGTGCTGGGAGACAGCGGTGGCCAGCTTGTCCAGCATCGTCATCCCGTCGGAGAACGCGCCGGAATCCGCCTGTGCGGCGAACGCGATCGCGATCTGTCCCGACGGTGTCGAGAGCAACCCGAACTGCCGGACCAGGTACGCGCCCGCGGCGTTCGGGCCCCAGCCGCCCTTGAATTCGGCGCCGGTGAAGGCGCCGAGCCCCCAGCGCTGGGCAGGCTGGACCTGTTCCATCAGGTCGATGACGGCGTCGGACTGCGGCAGGCAAGGCAGCCGTGAGGCGAACCGGACCTGTTCGGCGAGTGACCATTCCGCCTGACCGAACGCCGAATGGTCGGGCCTGGTTCGGCTGGCGGGCACGGTGGTTTTGGTGTCGCCGCCCTCGCGGAGCACCGACTGCACGGCCTGGGCCGCCTCCTGACCGGTGCCCAGTGATTGCCACAACGTCTCGGCGGCGGCATTGTCGGACGCGGTGATCGCCGCCGTCGCGGCATAGGTGGAGGTGCCCGCGTTGCGGCGCAGTGCGGCAATCGTCAACGGCACCTTCATCGTCGACCAAGCGGGGCCGGTGGTCCAGTCACCGAAGCTGACCACCTGGTCGCCGCCGACCGGCATGATCGCCATGCCGAGATGTCCGCGCACACCGGCCTGCAACTCGGCGACGCTCGCCGCCAGGGTGCCGGGGACGGTGATGGACAGACCCTTTTGGTCCGCGTGCGACGCGGCCTCGGTAATGCTGGTCTCATCCGACGTCGAATGGTCGGTACCGGAACCGCATCCGGCCACCAGGAATACGGCTAATGCCGCACAGCTCAATGCTTTTCGCACCCGAGCCGCACGGAATCGATCAATATACATACACCACCGCGTTTTCGCCGCCACTGCACGTGACGAGCTGGCCTTCGCTGAGGCAATTCATCGTGTAGGTCCGGCCGGTGACCGGGCTGGTGGCCACCACTGTGCGCGGCGCCTCTCGCGAAACATTCTGCGAGGTACTGGTCTGGGCGTACACCCGGCGGACTTCCTCGGCGAACGCGCAGGTCGTCGCGGCGGAGCCGGTGGCGGACTTGCTGAACCCGCCGGATGCCGAATCGCCTTGGCTGCACGGCTTCGCACCGGCGGGCAGAGTGACCGTGGTCGGCTTGGCCGGGGTGGAGGTGACCGGCGGTGCCGATGACGTGCCCGGTGTCGTGGCCTGCGGGGCAGCAGTCGGCGCGGGAGCGCCCGCATGCTGGTCGGACGTCGGCGCGACCTTCGTGGAGCCGAATACCTGCCAGCCGACCGCACCGACTACCGCGATCACGACGATCGTGGCGACCGCGACCAGAATGGGCAGCACGATGGATCGCCGCTTGCCCGTGTCGTCGTACGGGTCTTCCTCGGGTCCGTAGTCCGCGTAGTCGTCCGCGTAGCCCTGGCCCTGGTACTCGCCTCGGTTCGCGTAGTTGCTCTGCGGCGGATAGTCGGGACGCGCATGGCCGCCGTGGTCGGAATACGCTGCGGGGCCGGAATACTCGTCAGGCGCGGAATACGCTTGTGGCGGAGAGTATGCGGCGGGGGCCGAATAGGCCTGGGTGGCCGAGTAATCGGCTGGATAGTCGTCGTGGACCGGGGGCGGCTGGTAACCCTGCGCATCCGGGAATCGCCGGGTCTCGTACTCCTGAGCGTCGAAATACGCTTGCCCGTCCGGGTAGGGCTGCTCCGCCGAATACGCCTGCGCGCCGGGATGTTCCGGATAACCCTGATTCGGCGGGTGCTCCGAATACGCCTGGGGAGATTCTGGATAACCGTAGGCCCCGGGCTGGTCCGAGTACGCCTCCGCCTTGGGGTGCTCCGCGTGCGGCTGTGCCTCGAACCCTTCGGAGTACGCTTGCGCCCCTGGCTGGTCCGGGTACGACTGTGCGCGGGTCTCCTCCGAGTACGACTGTGCTCCGGACTCCTCCGGATACGACTGACCCCCGGACTGCTCGGGGTACGCCTCAGCCCCTGGCCGATCCGAATAAGCCTGCGCCCCATACTGCTCCGGGTACGGCTGACTCCCAGACTGCTCCGAATAAACCTGCGTCTCGAACTGATCCGAGTACGGCTGCGCACCGCTCTCCGAATACGGCGGTCCCCCAGCCTGTTCCGAGTACGCCTGTCCTCCAGATTGCTCCGAGTACAGATGCGCATCAGGAAACGGCCGTACCGGCGGCAGCGCTTGGTCCGGTGTCCACCGGGCGGGCGGCGCCAACGGCGGCACCGGCTCCTGCTGCGATGACAGCGGCGTGAACTGGGTTTCGGTCGGCCGAACCACGGTCGGCCCGCTGGGCAGGATCACCGCGGAGATCTCCCCCGTCGACTCCGGCGGCACCACCCCCGACCCGGCGGATGCGGGCGCACGGACCACCAGCATCGGTCCGGTCTGCGGCGGCACGTTGGCCGCTGGCACGCCTGCCGGTGCCGCACCCACCGGCGGCAGATTGGTCGAGGGCGCACTCGACAGCGCGTCGCGCGCGGCCATCGCCAACGCGGCCGCGGTCGGCCATCGATCGGCCGGGTCCTTGGCCATGCCCCGGCTGATCACCGCGTCCAGCCCGGCCGGAATGCCTGCCTGCTGCGCGCTCGGCCGCGGTGGCGGATCGGAGAGGTGCGACTTGATCAGCACATTCATGCTGGCCGCCGGGAAGGGAGACGCTCCGGTCAGGCACTCGTGCAGCACGCAGGACAGCGAATAGATATCCGCGCGTCCGGTGACCTGGGCGACGTCGAATCGTTCTGGCGCCATGTAGATGTAGGAGCCGACGGCCATGCCGACCACCGTGACGGCGCTGTCGCCCTCGGTGTGTGCGATGCCGAAGTCGGCGAGGTAGGCGAAATCCGCTGCCGTGACCAGGATATTCGCCGGTTTGACGTCGCGATGGATCAGCCCGCCCGCGTGCGCGGCGTCCAATGCCGAGGCGATCTGTTCGATGATGCCCACCGCGCGAACGGGACTCAGCGGCCCTTCCTTGCGTAGCAGGGTGCGCAGATCGACGCCGGGCACCAGCATCATGTCGATGAACAGCACACCGTCGATGACGCCCCAGTCGTGGATGGGGATGATGTGCGGTTCGGCAACGCGCGCGGCCGCTTGCGATTCCCGTCGGAACCGCAACTGGTAGGTCGGGTCACCGGCGAGTTCCTCGTGCAGCAGCTTGACCGCCACCACCCGGCCCTTCACCGTGTCATAGGCCTCGTAGACCTCGCCCATGCCCCCCTTGCCCAGCAGCGATCGCAATTCGTACGGCCCGAACCGTGTACCGGTTCTCGGCCCAGGTGCCTCCACCCCGTCAATCCTCCACATCCCGGGCCAGGAATGCACGCATAACTCTCGCGACGCCTGCCCGTCAAAGAGTGGATTCTCCGGGTGTCACCACCCCGTGGTCAAACGCAAACACGATCGCCGCGGCCCGATCGCGCAGCTCCAGCTTGCCGAATATGTGTCCGACATGGCTTTTCACGGTCACTTCCGAGATCCCCAGTTCGCGAGCGATCTCCGCGTTAACCCGGCCGCGGCCGATCAATTCGAGCACTTCGTACTCGCGCGCGGTCAGGTCGGAGAGCCTGGCGTTGGTCCGGATCGGGCTCGGCCGCACGGTGCGATAGGCCGTCAGCACGCGTTCGGTGACCGACGGGTCCAGCCAGGCGCCGCCGCCCGCGACCATCCGCACCGCGCGAATGAGGTCCTCGGCGGGCGAATCCTTGAGGATGAACCCGGCCGCACCGGCTCGCAGCGCACCGGACAGCAACTGGTCGTCATCGAAGGTGGTCAGCACCAGCACCGGTGGTGCTCCTTCGCGGGCGCGCAGGATGCGGGTGGCGTCGATGCCGCCGACCCGTTTCATCCGCAGATCCATCAGCACCACGTCGGGCCGGTCGGCCGCCACCGCGTCGAGCACCTCGTCGCCGTCGGCGCATTCGCTGACGACGAACCCGTCGCGGCGGCGCAGGATGCGGCGTAGCCCACCGCGCACCAGCTCCTGATCGTCGACCACCAGGACGGTGACCGCGTCCTCGGCGCCCGCGGGCGATGCGGCTGTCACAGAGCCTCCCGTGTCGTCGACGCACCGCCGTGCGGCACACCGGGCCAAGACGTGCAAGCGAATCCGCCGCGGACCGGAGCCAGCGGAATGGACGCGCGGACCGACCAGCCACCGTCGTGCTGGCCCGCGAGCAGTCGGCCGCCGAGCAGTTCGGCGCGCTGCGTCATCCCCGAGATCCCCATCCCCTTGCCCGGCTGCGCGGGCACACCGGCGGGCAACGTGTTGTCGACGGTCAACGTCACCGCCGCGGCATCCACCGCCACCCGGACGGACGCGGATGCACCCGGCGCGTGTTTGACGACGTTGGCCAGCGACTCCTGACCTATTCGATACAGCGCGAGCCCGACCGCGGGCGAGACCGCGCGCAGGTCGTCGGGGCACACATAACGCACATCGAGTCCGGCCCGCACGAAATCGCCGACCAGGCCCGCGATGTCCTCGACGCCCGGTTCCGGCGCCTGTTTGGACGGCCGCGCGTCGAGCAGGCCGACGGTGCGCCGGATATCGGCCATCGCCTGGCGGCCGAGCTGCTCGGCCTCGGTGAGCGCGTCCACCGCCTCGTCGACTTCGCGATCGGTTTGCAGCGCGCGCCGCGCCGCGGTCAGATGCAGCAGGGTGATGCTCAGCGAATGCGCGATCACGTCGTGCACCTCGCGGGCGATCCGCCTGCGCTCCTCGTCGGCCGCCTGTGCCGCCCTGATGTTCTGGAACCCGCGCTCCTGATACAGGAATCGGCGCTGGTATTGCAGCATCACCCCGGCCATCCAGCCGAATGCGACGCTGACCAGATAGCTCGGCAGGCCTTGCAGATGCCCGTTCGCCTCGAAGACCACCAGTTCCACCATCATCGCGACGGCGGTCGGCACGCTGATCCGCTTCGGCGCGATCGCCGACACCTCACCGGCCGCGGCCACCAAAATGAACGGCGCGAGGTCCGGCGAGACGGGCTGGGCGAGGAACAGCGCCTCGGCCGCCATCGCGAACAGCCCGAGCGTCACCGGCCTTGGCATCACGCCAAGGAAGGCGTACATCGGTCCGAAGGCGGAGGTCAACAGCACGGCGAAGATCGGAAGGGCGGTCGGAAAGTAGCTGTGCCGCTGGACCGCCGCCGCGATGGCGACGATGAGCAGTGCCAGATCCACCGTGATGATCACCGACGGCGGGTAATCGAAGGGCAGTTCCTCGACCCGGCGCTGGAACGAGACCACCGGCTGCCGCGCGAATTCGACGATGCGATCCCGCGACTGCCGCAGGTAGACCAGCACGCGCCGGAACCCGCGGGTCACCGGCCCGCCGGCCGGGGCGGAGACGCCGATCACACCCATGGCGTAAGGCTAACCGCCCGATACCGGCCCGTGCATCGTTCCGGAAGCGGTCTGCTTCTCCTACCGTGGGTGGAGATCAATTCGGGTCCCTGGCACGACGACAGCCCGACCGGACCGTCCGTAACGTGAGTCGTAGCGTCACACGAAAGGCAAGGGTCATGTCCTGGGAAGAACAGCACGCCCGTACCGAAGTTGTGCACACTGTCCTCGCCCGCGCCGCCGTCGACCCGGCAGATCCGCACCTGTTCACCGACCTCCCGGGGCTGGAGCGGCTGTTCGGTGACGCGGACGGGCTGTTGCTCGCCTTGCGCTATCGCTGGAATATTCACCTCGACGCGAAGCTGGATCAGGCGCTGGCCCAAGGACAGTCGGTGCTCGAGGCGTATCTCGAGCTGGCCGCCGAGCAGCCGGTGCTGCGCGCGGTGCTCGATGCCCAGTATCGTCGCCGCCACCACGCGCCGGAAGTCATGGCGCGGTAGCGCGCTACGAGAGACGAACAACTGGTGACTGATCGAACAGAGTGGGGGCCAACGATGTCCAATCCGGCAATGCTCGAATTAACCGGTGTGACCAAGGAATATCGGGTCGGTGGGCAGACGGTACGCGCGCTCGACGACATCAGTCTGCGCATCGAACCGGGCGAATTCACCTCCATCATCGGGCCTTCCGGTTCCGGTAAGAGCACACTGCTCCACCTGCTCGGCGCGCTGGACACCCCGGATTCGGGATCGATCCGATTCCAGGGCAACGAGATCGCCACCCTGGACGACGAGAGCCAGTCCGAGTTCCGGCGGCATCGCGTGGGGTTCATCTTCCAGTTCTTCAACCTGCTGCCCACCCTGTCGGCGTGGGAGAATGTCGCGATCCCGAAGTTGCTGGACGGCACCGGGTTACGCAAGGCCAAGCCGCACGCGCTGGAACTGCTCGACCGGGTCGGGCTGAGCGATCGGGCGAACCATCGTCCGGCCGAGCTGTCCGGCGGCCAGATGCAGCGGGTCGCGGTGGCAAGGGCGATGATCATGGATCCGCCGCTGATCCTGGCCGACGAGCCCACCGGCAACCTGGATTCCAAGACCGGGGCATCCATCCTCGAATTGCTCGGCGAGATAGCCGGATCCGGCAACTCGGTGGTGATGGTGACCCATGACATGGGCGCGGTGGCCTACTGCGACCGGGCGGTTACCTTGCGCGACGGCCGGATCGGCTCCAACGACTCGGTCGAGCGATCGGTCAACGCATGATCGGCGCCGCCTGGGATCGGCTGCGGCTGTTCAATATCGGCGAACTGCTCGTGCACCGCGCGCGGACCATGATGTCCCTGGTGGTGATGGGAGTGTCGGCGGGCCTGCTGGTGGCGGTGTTGAGCATCTCCGGCTCGGTCACCGGATCGGTGGACCGGCTTACGCAGAGCTTGGGCGGACGTGCCGCGCTCGAGGTCACCGGCGTCACCGACGCGGGTTTCGATCAGCAACTGCTGCAACGGATCGCGACCACACCGGGCGTCGACAAGGCCGTGCCGATGCTGCGTTCGCAGATCGGCGTCGGCGCCGACCGGGCGCTGCTGATCGGCGCCGACGCGAATATCAGCGCGCTGGGCAGCGCGCTGGCCGGGCCGGTCACCGCGCAGGCGGGCAAGCTGCTCACGGTGCCCAACGGCGTCCTGGTCGGCGCGGGCATGGGCTACGCGGAGGGCGAGCAGTTCCCCCTCGGTTCCGGAACCGTCACCGTCGCGGGCGTTCTCGACAAGGACACCTCGAAACAGCTCAACGACGGCCACCTCATCGCGGCGCCGCTCGGGCTGGCCCAGAAGGTCACCGGGCGGATCGGCCGGCTGGATTCCATTCAGGTGATCCCCGCGCAAGGCACTGCGGTCGAGACGTTGCGTGCCGACCTGACCAGAGTCGTCGACGGTCGCGCGGTGGTCGCCGAGCCCAGTCTGCGCACCGCGCAAGCCGGTAGCGCGATCCAGCTCGTGCGCTATTCGACAACAATGGCTTCGGCAGCGGCACTGATCGTTTCGGCGTTCCTCATCTACAACGCGATGAGCATGGCGATCGCTCAACGCAGGCCCATGCTTTCGCTGCTGCGCGCCATCGGCGGCAAGCGCGGACCGATGGTGCGTGACCTGCTGGCCGAGGCGGCGCTGCTCGGCGTGCTCGGCGGCGCGGTGGGCGCGGTGATCGGGATCTTCATGGGGCGCATCGCGATCGGTCAACTGCCCGCCGCCGTCATGTCGTCCGTGGAGGCCCGCACGGAATATATGGTGCCCGGTTACGCGATCCCGGCCGCGATCTTCGCCTGTGTGGTCGCCAGCGTGACCGCCGCGGGGCTCGCCGCGCGCCAGGTGTACCGGGTGGAGCCCATCGAGGCGCTGGTCCCGGTCGGCGTCGGCCGGGTCGACACGGCGAGCCCGCTGCTGCGGTGGGCCGCGATCGTGGCGGGCCTCGGGCTTGCCGCGCTATCGATCGCGATCGCCGAGCTCGACCTCGGCCGCTATTCGCTGGCCGCCATTTCCACCTCGTTCGTCGCGGCCGTGATGATCTGTTTCGCCGCGACCGGGCCACTCGTCCGGGTCGCCGCGGCGACCGCACGCCTATTCGGTGCGCCGGGCGCCCTCGGCGCGACCACCCTCGAACGGGCGCCGCGCCGGGTGTGGGCGACCGCGATGACGGTGATGATCGGCGTGGCCGCGACGGTCGCCATGAGCGGAGCGTCGCGCAATATGGTCGATTCCGCCACCATGACCTTCAAAGACCTCGCCAGGAGCGATGTCTACATCAGCCCCGCCTCGCTGGCGCAGTTCCCGACCGGTCCGCTACTGCCCGCCGGGCTGGCCGACCGGATAGCCGAAATGCCGGGGGTCGCCGAGACGAGTCCGGCGCAGATGGCGTTCTCCACCCTCGGCAGCGGACGGGTGATGCTGCAGGGCTTTCCGCCCAACGCGCGCGAAACCCGGATGCGGATGCTGGACGACACGGTGGTCGCGCGATTGTCCGCCGGTCAGGGGGTGGCGATCTCGCGAGATGTGGCCCGGTCCCTCAACGTGGACGTCGGCGCCCAGTTGACCTTGCCGACCCCGACCGGCGAGCACACCGTGACTGTGCTGCAAGTGATTCCGTACTTCTCCGCCATCGCGGGCGTCGTCATGATGGACCTCGACCTGATGCGTCACTGGTACGAACGACCCGGCGAAACGATCGTCTCGGTCAATATCGAGGACGGCGCGGACCACGCCGCCGTGCTGGCGGCGATCCGGCAACTCGTTCCGCCGGAGATCCACGTGGACACCGGACCGAACACCGTCGTCTCGGCCGCCTCCAGCATTCGGCAGGGGTCGGCGATGAGCAACGCCATCCTCTGGATCGTGGTGTTGGTGGCCACCGTGGCGCTGTTGAACACCTTGATGCTGTCGGTGCTCGAACGCCGCAGAGAGCTCGGCGTGTTGCGGGCCATGGGAACCAGCCGCAAGTTCCTGATGCGGTCGGTGCTCGCCGAAGCGGCCGGGATCGGATTGACCGGCGCGGCACTGGGTCTGGTCGTCGGCATCGCCGTGCAGTACCTGGCCACCGTCGCCATCGCGCACGCGCTGACCATCGATGTCGTCTACCAGCCGAGCCCGATGCTGCTGGTCTACGGCTCGGTCGCGCTCGGGTTGGCATTGCTCGGCTCGATCCCGCCCGCACTGCGCGCGGGCCGGATGCCGATCGTGGAGGCGCTGGCCGTCGACTGAATCGCGCTGCCTACAACGGCAAGTCGGTGAACCAGGCCTTGAACTTCTGCTGGGTCAGCCCGAAGCCGGAGTCGGGCTGACTGTCGGTGAGTGTCACCTTGGCGAAGAACAGGTAATTCGCGCGCGCCGGATCGGATTCGAAGCTCACCACCAGGAAGCCGTCCGGGAAACCGCCGCCCGCCTGTTCCCACCGATGGGTGGTGTACGACTTGCCGCCGTTGCGCTCGGTCGCCTTGGTGTTCGGCGGCAGGTCGCGCACCGCCGCCTTGGCGTCCTCGGGCGACTTGAAGGCGACCGCGATGAAGTCGGGTTCGTTGATCGGCACGCCCCAGCAGTTCCAGGCCGTCTGCCACTTCGGGAAGGCGGGCACGTCGTTGTCGCTGGAGATCTTGTCGCCCGCCTTGACGGTGTCCAGGAAGCAGGTTTTGTCGTGATAGCCCTCGCCGCTCCCGATTCCGTAGGTGGTGTCGACGCCCTGCGGGAGCACCTTCGGGAACGCCTTGGCGAGGGTCGTCGGGTCCTCGGGTGTGCCGGTGCTCGCGGCCGAGGTCTTGCCCGAATCCGCCGGTGACGACGCATCCGAACCGTCCGCCGTCGCCAGCACGACCCCCACGACGACGAGCACGATCACGACGATCAGGCTGAGCACCACGATCAAGCCGGTGTTCGAGCGCCGGGCAGGACCGGGCTGGACCGGGTAGCCCGGCCCCGGCTGCTGTCCGTAACCCATCCTAGGCGGACCCTGCGGCGGGAAGGCCTGTCCAGCACCGGAGTTCGGCGACGAGTAGCCACCGACCTGATTGTTCGAGGGGAACGACTGTCCGCCGACCGAGTTCGCCGGAGCCGGGTAGCCGCCGCCGGAAGACGGGAACTGTTGCCCGACAGCGGCGTTCGACTCGTACTGCGGTGGCGTCGCGTATCCGGCGGCGGCGAGCGGCGTCGCGTACGCGGGCGCCGACCC from Nocardia iowensis includes these protein-coding regions:
- a CDS encoding sensor histidine kinase, whose protein sequence is MGVIGVSAPAGGPVTRGFRRVLVYLRQSRDRIVEFARQPVVSFQRRVEELPFDYPPSVIITVDLALLIVAIAAAVQRHSYFPTALPIFAVLLTSAFGPMYAFLGVMPRPVTLGLFAMAAEALFLAQPVSPDLAPFILVAAAGEVSAIAPKRISVPTAVAMMVELVVFEANGHLQGLPSYLVSVAFGWMAGVMLQYQRRFLYQERGFQNIRAAQAADEERRRIAREVHDVIAHSLSITLLHLTAARRALQTDREVDEAVDALTEAEQLGRQAMADIRRTVGLLDARPSKQAPEPGVEDIAGLVGDFVRAGLDVRYVCPDDLRAVSPAVGLALYRIGQESLANVVKHAPGASASVRVAVDAAAVTLTVDNTLPAGVPAQPGKGMGISGMTQRAELLGGRLLAGQHDGGWSVRASIPLAPVRGGFACTSWPGVPHGGASTTREAL
- a CDS encoding ABC transporter ATP-binding protein, translated to MLELTGVTKEYRVGGQTVRALDDISLRIEPGEFTSIIGPSGSGKSTLLHLLGALDTPDSGSIRFQGNEIATLDDESQSEFRRHRVGFIFQFFNLLPTLSAWENVAIPKLLDGTGLRKAKPHALELLDRVGLSDRANHRPAELSGGQMQRVAVARAMIMDPPLILADEPTGNLDSKTGASILELLGEIAGSGNSVVMVTHDMGAVAYCDRAVTLRDGRIGSNDSVERSVNA
- a CDS encoding FtsX-like permease family protein, which codes for MIGAAWDRLRLFNIGELLVHRARTMMSLVVMGVSAGLLVAVLSISGSVTGSVDRLTQSLGGRAALEVTGVTDAGFDQQLLQRIATTPGVDKAVPMLRSQIGVGADRALLIGADANISALGSALAGPVTAQAGKLLTVPNGVLVGAGMGYAEGEQFPLGSGTVTVAGVLDKDTSKQLNDGHLIAAPLGLAQKVTGRIGRLDSIQVIPAQGTAVETLRADLTRVVDGRAVVAEPSLRTAQAGSAIQLVRYSTTMASAAALIVSAFLIYNAMSMAIAQRRPMLSLLRAIGGKRGPMVRDLLAEAALLGVLGGAVGAVIGIFMGRIAIGQLPAAVMSSVEARTEYMVPGYAIPAAIFACVVASVTAAGLAARQVYRVEPIEALVPVGVGRVDTASPLLRWAAIVAGLGLAALSIAIAELDLGRYSLAAISTSFVAAVMICFAATGPLVRVAAATARLFGAPGALGATTLERAPRRVWATAMTVMIGVAATVAMSGASRNMVDSATMTFKDLARSDVYISPASLAQFPTGPLLPAGLADRIAEMPGVAETSPAQMAFSTLGSGRVMLQGFPPNARETRMRMLDDTVVARLSAGQGVAISRDVARSLNVDVGAQLTLPTPTGEHTVTVLQVIPYFSAIAGVVMMDLDLMRHWYERPGETIVSVNIEDGADHAAVLAAIRQLVPPEIHVDTGPNTVVSAASSIRQGSAMSNAILWIVVLVATVALLNTLMLSVLERRRELGVLRAMGTSRKFLMRSVLAEAAGIGLTGAALGLVVGIAVQYLATVAIAHALTIDVVYQPSPMLLVYGSVALGLALLGSIPPALRAGRMPIVEALAVD
- a CDS encoding serine/threonine-protein kinase — translated: MLLTSGEVFAGFTIEKLLGQGGMGSVYLARHPRLPRQTALKLLNRELFTDTEVRARFEREADLAAQLDHPNIVAVYDRGTEDDQLWISMQYVDGVDAAAVNPQNMPPERAVQIIEGVAAALDYAHGMGVLHRDVKPANIMLARASGGQRERVFLTDFGIARLREDSTHLTQTGMFTATLAYASPEQMTGAHLDHRSDQYSLACALYWLLTGMAPFDAPAPADIIRGHLQLQPPSAAARRAGLAPAMDAVIAVAMAKRPDQRFSSCVEFASAARQALTGQLPPLPVVPQYTPQPAPTVLAQPPMAQGAYPGSAPAYATPLAAAGYATPPQYESNAAVGQQFPSSGGGYPAPANSVGGQSFPSNNQVGGYSSPNSGAGQAFPPQGPPRMGYGQQPGPGYPVQPGPARRSNTGLIVVLSLIVVIVLVVVGVVLATADGSDASSPADSGKTSAASTGTPEDPTTLAKAFPKVLPQGVDTTYGIGSGEGYHDKTCFLDTVKAGDKISSDNDVPAFPKWQTAWNCWGVPINEPDFIAVAFKSPEDAKAAVRDLPPNTKATERNGGKSYTTHRWEQAGGGFPDGFLVVSFESDPARANYLFFAKVTLTDSQPDSGFGLTQQKFKAWFTDLPL